One Vitis riparia cultivar Riparia Gloire de Montpellier isolate 1030 chromosome 4, EGFV_Vit.rip_1.0, whole genome shotgun sequence genomic window carries:
- the LOC117913452 gene encoding EG45-like domain containing protein: protein MSKPQVFLQCLLLLLCAELFHFTLADVGVAAQYRPPYLPTACSGNDPSPFPSSNLFAAAGEGAWDNGAACGRQYRVRCISAPTPGTCKADQTIVVKIVDRAQTSVSRPSRDGAALVLSTTAFGAIANPSAAWVNVEFAQV from the exons ATGTCTAAGCCCCAAGTATTCCTCCAATGCCTCCTGCTCCTCCTATGTGCAGAGCTCTTCCATTTCACACTTGCTGATGTTGGCGTGGCAGCCCAATACAGACCCCCATATCTAC CCACAGCCTGTTCAGGAAACGATCCATCCCCGTTCCCATCAAGCAACTTATTTGCAGCAGCGGGGGAGGGAGCGTGGGACAATGGAGCAGCTTGTGGGAGGCAATACCGGGTTAGGTGCATAAGCGCTCCAACTCCAGGGACATGCAAAGCTGATCAGACTATTGTAGTGAAGATTGTTGATAGAGCCCAAACCTCTGTGTCTAGACCTTCTAGGGATGGTGCCGCCCTCGTCCTTTCTACTACTGCATTTGGGGCCATTGCTAATCCTTCTGCTGCTTGGGTTAACGTAGAGTTTGCCCA GGTTTGA
- the LOC117913677 gene encoding EG45-like domain containing protein isoform X2, with translation MSKAQVFLQCLLLLLCAELFHFSLADVGMAAQYRPPYLPTACYGNDVSKLPSSNLFASAGDGIWDNGAACGRQYFVRCLSAQTPGTCKAGQIIKVKIVDRASRNGVILVLSTIAFGAIANPSAALVNIEFTEA, from the exons ATGTCTAAGGCCCAAGTATTCCTCCAATGCCTCCTGCTCCTCCTATGTGCAGAGCTCTTCCATTTCTCACTTGCTGATGTTGGCATGGCAGCCCAATACAGACCCCCATATCTAC CAACTGCCTGCTATGGCAACGATGTGTCTAAGCTCCCATCAAGCAACTTATTTGCTTCGGCCGGAGATGGGATATGGGACAATGGGGCAGCGTGCGGCAGGCAGTACTTTGTCAGGTGCTTGAGCGCACAAACTCCAGGGACATGCAAAGCTGGTCAGATCATAAAAGTGAAGATAGTTGATAGAGCCTCCAGGAATGGAGTGATCCTTGTTCTTTCTACTATTGCATTTGGGGCTATTGCTAATCCTTCTGCTGCTTTGGTTAACATAGAATTTACCGA GGCTTGA
- the LOC117912725 gene encoding uncharacterized protein LOC117912725 translates to MTITVDDLMVHEVEEEDGIGPRTNRSVSYQGQEATANVYSANTSSTTYTNPQAYMAAPSSGDPNNNSWFLDSGATHHITVDNSNLASKNDYNGKEKLVIAGLPLEFSSAVYLINKERLTLNYTSISSSYISYAATACYGNDVSEFPSSNFFASAGEGIWDNGAACGRQYLVRCISAVVPMTCIAGQTIQIKIVDRAVTSVSRPSRNGATMVLSTTAFGAVANASASSINIEFQQV, encoded by the exons ATGACAATTACCGTGGATGACCTCATGGTTCACGAAGTGGAAGAGGAGGACGGAATCGGTCCAAGAACAAACCGATCTGTCAG TTATCAAGGTCAAGAAGCTACTGCCAATGTTTATTCAGCTAATACTTCATCTACAACATATACCAATCCTCAAGCTTACATGGCTGCACCAAGTTCTGGTGATCCAAACAACAATTCTTGGTTTCTAGACAGTGGAGCTACGCATCATATTACAGTTGACAACTCTAATTTGGCTAGCAAGAATGATTACAATGGCAAAGAGAAATTGGTTATTG CTGGCTTACCTTTGGAATTCTCATCAGCGGTTTACCTAATTAACAAAGAGCGGTTGACTTTGAATTATACAAGTATATCTTCTTCATACATCTCATATGCAG CAACTGCCTGCTATGGAAACGATGTGTCTGAGTTCCCATCAAGCAACTTCTTCGCGTCGGCCGGAGAGGGGATATGGGACAATGGGGCAGCTTGTGGGAGGCAGTACCTGGTGAGGTGCATAAGCGCAGTGGTGCCCATGACATGCATAGCAGGGCAGACCATTCAGATTAAGATCGTTGATAGAGCGGTTACATCGGTGTCTAGGCCTTCAAGGAATGGTGCAACCATGGTGCTTTCCACCACTGCATTTGGGGCTGTGGCTAATGCTTCTGCATCATCCATTAACATAGAGTTTCAACA GGTCTGA
- the LOC117913677 gene encoding EG45-like domain containing protein isoform X1 yields the protein MFDYDSNMRCLRPKYSSNASCSSYVQSSSISHLLMLAWQPNTDPHIYPQSVCSGDTGTAGQYSPPYLPTACYGNDVSKLPSSNLFASAGDGIWDNGAACGRQYFVRCLSAQTPGTCKAGQIIKVKIVDRASRNGVILVLSTIAFGAIANPSAALVNIEFTEA from the exons atgtttgattatgaCTCTAATAT GAGATGTCTAAGGCCCAAGTATTCCTCCAATGCCTCCTGCTCCTCCTATGTGCAGAGCTCTTCCATTTCTCACTTGCTGATGTTGGCATGGCAGCCCAATACAGACCCCCATATCTAC CCACAGTCTGTCTGCTCAGGAGATACTGGCACAGCAGGCCAATATTCTCCCCCATATCTGC CAACTGCCTGCTATGGCAACGATGTGTCTAAGCTCCCATCAAGCAACTTATTTGCTTCGGCCGGAGATGGGATATGGGACAATGGGGCAGCGTGCGGCAGGCAGTACTTTGTCAGGTGCTTGAGCGCACAAACTCCAGGGACATGCAAAGCTGGTCAGATCATAAAAGTGAAGATAGTTGATAGAGCCTCCAGGAATGGAGTGATCCTTGTTCTTTCTACTATTGCATTTGGGGCTATTGCTAATCCTTCTGCTGCTTTGGTTAACATAGAATTTACCGA GGCTTGA